Below is a genomic region from Candidatus Polarisedimenticolia bacterium.
GTCCCCAAATACAGGCGGAGATGCCGCGGGTGAAGCAGCCGATCCGTGAATTGATTGTCCTGGGGATTCTATCCGGTTGTGCGGGGACTTCCCTGCCGCTTGGACAGGCAGCTGCTTTGCCCAAGGAGTCCGTGGAGCGGGTGCAGCTTCCGGGAGGAGAGGCGGGAATCGGGTTCGACGATCTCCAGTTTTCCGAAACGCTGAAGAAGTTCCTGGTCCCTGGAGGCCGGACCGGAAAGCTCTTCCTGATCTCCCCCTCCACCCGGGAAGTCACCTCCATCGACGGTTTTTCCTCCAAAGAGAGCTATGGCGGCGGACATGGCGACGGAGCGACGTCTGCCTGCGAGCAAGGGGGTCTCCTCTACGCCAGCGATCGAGGAACGGGAAGCGTGAAGATCGTCGATCCCGACGCTCGGAAGATCATCGCCTCGGTGCCGCTCCTCGGTGGCCCCGATTATGTGCGATGCCTCGGGTCGTCTCACGAGCTTTGGGTCACGGAGCCCGGGAAGGAGCAGATCGAGATCCTCACGCTCGGCGCCGGCGGGCGCACGGCGAGGTCGGCTGGGCGGGTTTCGATTCCTGGCGGCCCGGAATCTCTCGTCCTGGATGCCCGGCGCATGCGGGGCTACACGCACACCTGGAAGGCGACAAGCTATGCGATCGATTTGAAGGCGCGCTCCATCGCCGCCACGTGGAGCAACGGATGCCAGGGTTCCCGCGGCATCGCGCTGGACGAGAAGAAGGGGTGGCTTTTCGTGGGATGCGAGGAGGGGAAGTCGGTGGTGCTGGACGCAGCCAGCGGAAAATCCTTGTCGGCTCTTGTGGCGGGTTCCGGGATCGACAGCATCCGGTACGCCGCGTCCCTCGGGCATCTCTACGTGCCGGGGGGAGACAGCGGCGATCTGTCGATTCTTGGCGTTTCCTCCTCCGGCCGGCTCTCGCTCCTCGGCAAGATGAAAACAGGTCCCGATGCCCACACCGCGGCTTTCGATCCGGACAGCCGGAGCGTCGTGATCGGCCTCCCCGAGCATGGTCAGGTCCTGATCCTTCGCGACGAATACCCCCCATCCGCCGGGGAATGATCGCGCCAGCACCGTGCCGTCAATCCAACGGGGCAGCGAGAAGACTTCCTTCAGGTGACCGTTTCGTGGGCGGCAGGATCGAGAGGAGCGTCGGCACGAAGGCCAGGGTGATGAAGGTGGAAACCGACAGGCCCCCGATGACCGCGATCGCCAGGGGCTTCTGCAGCTCCGCTCCGGACCCGAGACCCAGCGCCAGAGGCAGCAGCCCGAAGAGCGTGCAGAGCGTGGTCATGAGGATGGGCCTGAGCCGGATGCCCCCGGCGCGGATCAGCGCTTCCCGCCTCTCGAGACCCTCCGCTTCGAGACGATCGGCATAGTCGATCAGGATGATGCCGTTCTTGACGATGAGGCCGATGAGCAGAATCAGGCCCATGAACGACGAGAGGTTGAGCGGCGTCCCGGTGGCAATCAGCAGGCCGAACGCGCCCACGAGCGAGAGCGGCGCCGCCGACAGGATGACGATCGCCGCCGTGAGCCGGCGGAACTGCGCCACGAGCAGGCCGAATACCAGCAGCACGGCGATCGAGAGAACGAGCATGAGCGATCGGAAGGAATCCTGCTGGCTTTCATATTGCCCACCCACGGCATACGTGCAGCCGATCGGAAACTTCTCCGCCCGGAGCAGCTTCTGAACGTCGGCGACGACACTCCCCATGTCGCGGTTCTCGAGCCGCCCGGTGATCGGGATCATCTGCTTCAAGTCTTCGCGGTGGAGCGCCGACGCGCCTTCGACGGACGCGATTTCCGCGACCGCCGAGACGGGAACGGTGGCGCCGTCCGGCGTGACGAGCGGGTATTCACGAACCCATATAGGGTCGAACCGACGGACATCGGGAAACCGGACGCGGAGGTCGATCAGCCGGTCGCCCCGGCGCACCTCCGTCGCCACCTCGCCGAGCAGACCTCCGGCGAGCTGCTTCGACACCTCCTCGGCCGTCAAATGGGCCCTTGCCGTCGCCGTGGGATCGATTCGTACCTCGAGCTCGGGATTCCCACGCTGTGGGACCACGAGGTCGACGAGCCCCGGGATGCGCTTCATCTTCGCCTCGATCCGCGCCGCCAGCTCTTCCAGGGTCTTCAGGTCGTCGCCGAAAAGCTTGACTTCCACCGGCTCCGGCTGCCCCTCGAGATCGCCCAGCATGTCCTGCAGGATCTGAACGAACTCGATGGTCATCCCGGGCGCTTCCCGGTCGAAGCGCTCGCGCTGTTCCGAGATGATCTCGTCGACATCTCTCGAGCGTGCCGACCGCGGCTTGAGCCTCACGAGGACGTCGCCGCGGTTCTGTTCGGTCGCGAAGAGTCCCATTTCGGCGCCCGTCCGCCGGTTGAATCCCGAGACCTCCGGAGTGGCCTTGACGATGGCTTCGATGCCTCGCACCATCCGGTCCGATTCCTGGAGCGAGGTGCCGGGCGGGGTCCAGTAGTCGATGACGTACCCGCCTTCGTCCATCTCCGGCAGGAAGCCGGTCTGGAGCCCGAAATAGAACAGCCCGCCCAGGGCGGCAACGCCCAGCGTGACCGCGATGACCCACCGCGGTCTCTCGAGCACGCGCCTCATCGATGACTCATACCAGCCAGCCAGCCGGCCGAGCGACCGGCCATCGCTCCGCTGCGCCTTCAGAAAGCGGGCGGCCGGAACGGGAATGAGCAGCAGCGCATACACCAGCGAGAGAAGGACCGCTCCCGACAGCGTCAGCGACAATGAGGCGAAGAATTCTCCGACCATGCCTTGCAGCATTCCCAGCGGAACGAAGACGACGACGGTGGTCAAGGTCGAGCCGATGACGGCACCCACGAGCTCGTTGGTCCCGCGCTCGGCGGCGACCTCGGAGGTTTCGCCCGCCGCCAGATGCCGGTGAATGCTTTCCACCACCACAATCGCGTCATCGATCACCAGTCCGATCGCGATGGCGAGGCCGCCCATCGACATCAGGTTGATGGTGCCGCCGGCCAGATGGAGGATGAAGAAGGTGCCCGCGATCGCCAGGGGAAGGGTCGTCGCGGCGACGAGCGTTGCGCGCCAATCGTGAAGAAAGGCCAGGAGGACGACCACGGCGAGCAGGCCGCCGATGACGATGGCCTCGGTCACGCTCCAGACCGCGTCGCGGACGAATCCGGCGAGGTCGTACACCTTCGAGATGCGGACTGCGGAGGGGAGCGAGGCGGCGTGGTCGCGTAGCGTCTGCTCGACGCTGTCGGCGATCGCGATGATGTTGCCGCCGATTTGGCGCGCGACGCTGAGGATGCTCGCGGGCCGGCCATTGCCCGTGATCAGAGTCGTCCGATCGACCACCCCTTCCCTGACGTCGGCCAGGTCGCCCACGTAGATCGGTGTCTGGTCGCGATACGCCACGACCACGTGGCGCACGTCCTCGACCGTGGTGATCTCACTGGTCGAGAGAACGAGATACTGCTGGAAGTCCTTCGGCAGCCGCCCGACCGACGTGACCTGGTTGGTGTTCCTCAACGCCTCGGAAACCTGGTCGAGCGACAGCTTCGCCGCGCTGAGCTTGTCGGGGTCGACAATCACCGAAATCTCTCGCTCGTCGGTTGCCTGGACGTCGACGCGTGCAACGCCCGAAACCCGCGTCAGCAGCGGCCGAATCTGGAACATCGCGATATCGCGCAGGTCGGCCGCCGGCAGATCGCCCGTCACGTTGAAAGTCATCATCGGGAAGAGCGAGGGCGTCATGCGCTCCACGCGTATCTGGGTCCCGGTCGGGAGCGCCTGCCGTTCTTCGTCGATCTGGGCCTGCATCAGCTGCAGGGCGTACCTCATGTCGGCGTCGGAATTGAAGATCGCCGAGATCTCCGTCGCGCCGCGGATCGTTCGCGATCGCACCCGGCGGACGCCCAGGACGCCACGTGCCGCCTCCTCGAGCGGCCGGGTGACGGCGATGAGCATGATGCGCGGGGAAAGATCGCCGGATTGCGCGATGATGGCAATGCGTGGGAACTCGACTTCGGGGTAGATGCCGCTCGGCAACGCGGTGATGGAATAGAGACCGGCGAGGGTGACGAGGACCACGCCGAAAACTATCGCTCGAGCGTTACGGGCGGCGAAGCGTGCGATGTTCAACGTGCCGGTCCTCAGGTCATTTTCTCGGCTTCGATCCCTCGGAGTCAGACTTCTCCGATCCGCGGTGCGCCAGCTTGGCCTTGTCTCCAAGACCGTAGACCGATGAGGACAATACGGTCTGGCCCTCCTCGACGCCGGACAGGATTTCGTCCCCGTCCGGTTTCTCGAGGCCGACTTTCACTTCCGTTCGCTGAGCGAGGTCGCCGTTGACGACATACACGGCGGCGGTTCCATCCTGGCCTCGCACCACGGCCGAGGGAGGGACGACGAGGGCGCCGGCGTGCGTCGAGAGCTGCACGCGCGCCTCCGCGAACATGCCGACCTTCAGCAGGTGGTCGCTGTTCGCGATTCGGATCCGGACCAGCGCGGCGTTCGTCCCCGGATCCACGGCGGGCGCGATGGCGACGACGGAGCCTTCGAACGTCCTGCCGGGAGATCCGTCACTGGACACCGAGGCCGCCTGGCCGACTCGAACGCGGGACAAGGAGCCCGACGGCACGTTGGCCTCGAGCTCGACCTGGTCAAGGTTGGCTATCTCCAGGATCGGCTGCGCTGCCGTCCCGTCGACCTGCTCGCCTCCGCTGACCATGCGCTTGACCACCTGGCCGGAGATCGGGGAGCGTACCTCCGCGCGTCCCACCTGGCGCTTGGCCGTGTCGAGGGCGGCCGTGGCCTCCTCGAGCCCGCTCTGCGCTGCGGCCAGCTCCTTCTTTGCGTCCTCGGCCTCCCTGGCGGCGGCCACACCTTTCTCGAAGAGCATCTGACTGCGCTGCATGTTCGCCTGGGCGGCTTCGAGGGCCGCCTTGGCCTGCGCGACGGCGGCGGCTGCCTGGCGCCGCTGGTCCTCCAGCGGACCGGGATCGAGCCTGGCGATGACCTGTCCCTCGCGAATGGAATCCCCTTCGGCGAACAGGACGGCGATGACTCGACCGGGGACAAGCGAGCTGACCTTCGCATCACCGTTCGGCAGCGCGGCGATGGCCCCCCGCGCGGCCAGCTCCTCGGAGATCGTTTGTCGGGTGACTTTCGAAACCTCGGCGAGAATGGTCGGCACTTCCGCGGGGGTACCCTCCTCATCGCTCGGAGACGAGCCGCCGCATGCGGCAATCAGCAGCGCCAGAGAGACGGGAATGACCAGAATGGGGCGCCACGCCCGCCTGCGAGACTGAGGCGTCATGGGATGGGCGCACCAATCGCATGCTCGACCTCGGTAATCGCGTCTTGATAGCTCGACGCCGCCAGCAGGCCCTGGAGCCGCGCGTCGCGGGAGGCCTGGAGCGCCTGCAGGAGGGCCGCGATGCCTGTCTGTCCGAGGCGGTAGGAGTCCTCCGCCATGCTTTCGACCTCCTGCGCCTGTGGCAAGACCTGATCCCGGTAGCGCAGGTATGCCTGGCGCTGGGCTTCCGCCAGCGCCACCGCGGAGGAGACCTCCCCCGTGATGCGCGCGAGGGTGGCATCCCGTTGAGTCCTGAGCTGCTCCAACGTCGCCTCCGCGACTCGCACGCCTGAGACGTGAGTGGTGAACAGCGGCAGCGTGAAGCTCACCGCGGCCCGCCATCCTGTGTCGAACTCCGGCTCGGCATCCCGGGTGAGGGCGGCTTCGGGCGTGACGTCGGGCACCCGCATCGCCCGCGCGAGCGCGATCCGGGCGCTCGCTTCTTCGATTTGCCGATCGAGAACCGCAAGCTCGGCATTGGACGCCTGCGCCTGCGCCGTCGCGACCTCCACGGCCACGGTCCCCGCGCTGTCGGGCGTCGTCACGAGCACGGCGGTGGAATCGAGAGGAAAGCCCAGCAGGGCGTTGAGCTCGACCGAAGCGGCGTGAGCGGAGGCTCGAGCGACGGTGGCTTCGTTCTCGGCCTGCGCCAGCGCGAGCTGAGCCTGGAGCACCTCCAGGCGTGGCGCGCTGCCGGCATCAAAGCGCTGCTGGGCCGCTTCATGGGCGCGCGTGGCGAACTGCTGCAGCTCATCGAGCAGCTTGACGCGCGCCTCGGCGATCAGCTGGTTGAAATAGGCGTGGCGGACCTGGCCGCGGATATCGAGAATGGTGCGGTTGAGCTCGGCTTCGCCGGTGCGGACCGTGGCCTCACCGATGGCGACGCGCTTGCGTCGCTTGCCGCCCAGCTCGACCGGAAGGGCCAGGGTGTACGCTTCCTTGGGCGTCTCCTTCGTGTACTCGATCCGCCCTTCCGGATTCGGAAGCTCGCGCGCGACGCCCACTCCGGCCTGGTTGACGGCCTGGCTCAAGCGTGCGGCGGCGATCGTCTGATTCGCCGTCAGCGCGCGGGCGAATGCGGCTTCGAGCGTGAGCGGCTCTGCGGGCGCGGGCGTCTGAGCGTCGATGAGAGGGCCGCTCAGGGCAAGAGCCACCATCAGGGCGACAGAATGCGACCGCAGGTTGAATCCCTCACTGTCGTTTGACATTCTTAGATTGCGCCGGGGTTCTAATCTACCAGCTTCCCGATGGGTTAGCGAACCTGGAGAGGATCCGGCGCTTCATGGAAGTAAATCCAGTGAAGGCGCAGACCGGCATCGGCGTCTCGGCGCAGGCCGCGGCCGTGATCAGAGGTCCCGTCAGGGGGGAAGGCGGGGTCGCGGGAGCGGGAGTCGAGCCCTCCGCAGCCAACTCTCGACCTCCCGGAGGAGCCGCGTAACTCAGGACGCCGGGCGGAGAAACACCAGGGTCGCCCCCCAACTCCCGCGGTCCCCGGACGCGAGACGGAACGATTCCACCTCCGGCAGGCGCTCCAGCAAGGCGTGGACGGTGCGGCGAAGCGCTCCTGTCCCCTTGCCATGAATGATTCGGACCTCGAGGATTCCCTGCTCACGGCAGGCATGGAGATAGTGAGGGACGAGCTCCCGAACTTCTCGCGGGTCGAAGGTGTGCAGGTCGAGAGTTCCGTCGATCGGAATCTCGAATGGCTCGGATGAGGGATTGCTCATACCAACGACTCCAGGGAGAAGAGTCATGCATTGCCCGGCCGCGAAAAGCCCCTGGATCAGATCGTAGCCTACCTCGGAATACTCGACCCCGCATGGTTTCCGAATGCTGCGCGCCTTTCTCTTGAAGCGCGCGGCGGCAGGCGTCGCGTCTCGGGGAGAACTACAAGATTTTTTACTTGACACTATGGCGACTAACGATATAGTTGCGCCCGACTCATTTCCGAGGAGGACGGATGACCAGAGCCAAAACCCCGAGTGCGGCGCTGTCTCCCGCGACGTTTCACGTCCTTCTGGCGCTGGCCGGTGAGGATCTCCACGGTTACGCGATCCTCAAGGAGGTCGAGCGGCAGACCGGCGGGGTGGTGAAACTCTCCACGGGGACGCTCTACGGAATCCTGAAGCGGCTTCTCTCGGACGGCTTGATCATCGAGAGGCGCTCCCGCCCGGCCGCGCCCGAGGACGACGAGCGCAGGCGCACCTATCGCCTCACCCCCCAGGGGCGCGAGGCGGCCGCGAGCGAAGCCGAGAGGCTGGATCGGCTGGTGGCCCATGCCCGTTCCCGCCGGCTGCTGGGGAGGTTCCGACCCGCATGACGTGCCGGACGGTACGGGCCGATGATGATGGAACCGCGCTCGCCTCGAACCATTCCGTGGTGTGAACCGGATACAAAGGACAGCAGAGAGGAAAGCTCAAATGGTGCAGGCAATGGTCAAACGTACGCGATGGATCACGTTACTCGCACTCTTCGGGATGGTCGGTCTCGGCGTTTTCGCCTGGGCTTCCGCTGCGACCACGAAGGCTCCGGCACCCGCAGCCTCCGCCGCAGGGGCGGCGCTGGACAAACCGAATCCGCTCAAGGCGCCGGGCGAGGGGAGCATTCCCGTCGCCATCCTTCTTTCCGAAGGAGCCCAGGTCATCGATTTCGCGGGGCCATGGGAGGTCTTCCAGGACACCTACATCGCGGGAAGGAAGGACCCCCCGTTTCAGCTCTACACCGTCGCCGAATCGACGCAGCCGATCCGGGCCAGCAACGGGCTGAAGATCGTTCCCGACTATTCGCTGCAGAACGCCCCGGCGCCCAAGGTCATCGTCATTCCGGCCCAGGGAGGGCGCAGCGAGGCGATGCTGAGCTGGATTCGTAAGTCGTCCAAGACCGCTGACGTGACGATGTCGGTCTGCACCGGAGCTTTCCTTCTCGCCAGAACGGGTCTGCTTTCCGGCAAGGCTGCCACGACCCATCATTCAAGCTACAGCGAGTTGGCCGCCGGCTTTCCCGACATCCAGGTCCGCCGGGGAGCTCGTTACGTCGAGATGGGAAATCTCGCCACGGCGGGCGGGCTTTCGTCGGGCATCGATCTCGCTTTAAGGGTCGTGGAGCGCTACTTCGGCACCCAGGTCGCGACGGAGACCGCCTATCAGATGGAGTACCTGGGAGACGGCTGGAAGAATCCCGCATCGAATCAGGTCTACGCCGTCCAGCGAGCGTCGACGCCGGAGCATCCTCTCTGCCCCGTATGCCAGATGGAGGTCGATCCGTCCTCTGGGGGAACCTTGAAGTCGGTCTACAAGAACAGCCCCTACTACTTCTGCTCCCAGGAGCACAAGGCGTTGTTCGAAAAGTCTCCCGGCTCGTTTCTCACGCCGGCCCGCTGACGCGCAAGGAACCTCGGACCCGGCCCATGAAGGAACGACCGAGCTTCTCGATGCGCTGCTACCGCGCGCTCCTGCGCCTCCTCCCTTTCGAGTTCCGAGGC
It encodes:
- a CDS encoding TolC family protein, which translates into the protein MSNDSEGFNLRSHSVALMVALALSGPLIDAQTPAPAEPLTLEAAFARALTANQTIAAARLSQAVNQAGVGVARELPNPEGRIEYTKETPKEAYTLALPVELGGKRRKRVAIGEATVRTGEAELNRTILDIRGQVRHAYFNQLIAEARVKLLDELQQFATRAHEAAQQRFDAGSAPRLEVLQAQLALAQAENEATVARASAHAASVELNALLGFPLDSTAVLVTTPDSAGTVAVEVATAQAQASNAELAVLDRQIEEASARIALARAMRVPDVTPEAALTRDAEPEFDTGWRAAVSFTLPLFTTHVSGVRVAEATLEQLRTQRDATLARITGEVSSAVALAEAQRQAYLRYRDQVLPQAQEVESMAEDSYRLGQTGIAALLQALQASRDARLQGLLAASSYQDAITEVEHAIGAPIP
- a CDS encoding efflux RND transporter permease subunit — translated: MNIARFAARNARAIVFGVVLVTLAGLYSITALPSGIYPEVEFPRIAIIAQSGDLSPRIMLIAVTRPLEEAARGVLGVRRVRSRTIRGATEISAIFNSDADMRYALQLMQAQIDEERQALPTGTQIRVERMTPSLFPMMTFNVTGDLPAADLRDIAMFQIRPLLTRVSGVARVDVQATDEREISVIVDPDKLSAAKLSLDQVSEALRNTNQVTSVGRLPKDFQQYLVLSTSEITTVEDVRHVVVAYRDQTPIYVGDLADVREGVVDRTTLITGNGRPASILSVARQIGGNIIAIADSVEQTLRDHAASLPSAVRISKVYDLAGFVRDAVWSVTEAIVIGGLLAVVVLLAFLHDWRATLVAATTLPLAIAGTFFILHLAGGTINLMSMGGLAIAIGLVIDDAIVVVESIHRHLAAGETSEVAAERGTNELVGAVIGSTLTTVVVFVPLGMLQGMVGEFFASLSLTLSGAVLLSLVYALLLIPVPAARFLKAQRSDGRSLGRLAGWYESSMRRVLERPRWVIAVTLGVAALGGLFYFGLQTGFLPEMDEGGYVIDYWTPPGTSLQESDRMVRGIEAIVKATPEVSGFNRRTGAEMGLFATEQNRGDVLVRLKPRSARSRDVDEIISEQRERFDREAPGMTIEFVQILQDMLGDLEGQPEPVEVKLFGDDLKTLEELAARIEAKMKRIPGLVDLVVPQRGNPELEVRIDPTATARAHLTAEEVSKQLAGGLLGEVATEVRRGDRLIDLRVRFPDVRRFDPIWVREYPLVTPDGATVPVSAVAEIASVEGASALHREDLKQMIPITGRLENRDMGSVVADVQKLLRAEKFPIGCTYAVGGQYESQQDSFRSLMLVLSIAVLLVFGLLVAQFRRLTAAIVILSAAPLSLVGAFGLLIATGTPLNLSSFMGLILLIGLIVKNGIILIDYADRLEAEGLERREALIRAGGIRLRPILMTTLCTLFGLLPLALGLGSGAELQKPLAIAVIGGLSVSTFITLAFVPTLLSILPPTKRSPEGSLLAAPLD
- a CDS encoding efflux RND transporter periplasmic adaptor subunit — translated: MTPQSRRRAWRPILVIPVSLALLIAACGGSSPSDEEGTPAEVPTILAEVSKVTRQTISEELAARGAIAALPNGDAKVSSLVPGRVIAVLFAEGDSIREGQVIARLDPGPLEDQRRQAAAAVAQAKAALEAAQANMQRSQMLFEKGVAAAREAEDAKKELAAAQSGLEEATAALDTAKRQVGRAEVRSPISGQVVKRMVSGGEQVDGTAAQPILEIANLDQVELEANVPSGSLSRVRVGQAASVSSDGSPGRTFEGSVVAIAPAVDPGTNAALVRIRIANSDHLLKVGMFAEARVQLSTHAGALVVPPSAVVRGQDGTAAVYVVNGDLAQRTEVKVGLEKPDGDEILSGVEEGQTVLSSSVYGLGDKAKLAHRGSEKSDSEGSKPRK
- a CDS encoding DJ-1/PfpI family protein produces the protein MVKRTRWITLLALFGMVGLGVFAWASAATTKAPAPAASAAGAALDKPNPLKAPGEGSIPVAILLSEGAQVIDFAGPWEVFQDTYIAGRKDPPFQLYTVAESTQPIRASNGLKIVPDYSLQNAPAPKVIVIPAQGGRSEAMLSWIRKSSKTADVTMSVCTGAFLLARTGLLSGKAATTHHSSYSELAAGFPDIQVRRGARYVEMGNLATAGGLSSGIDLALRVVERYFGTQVATETAYQMEYLGDGWKNPASNQVYAVQRASTPEHPLCPVCQMEVDPSSGGTLKSVYKNSPYYFCSQEHKALFEKSPGSFLTPAR
- a CDS encoding PadR family transcriptional regulator, whose amino-acid sequence is MTRAKTPSAALSPATFHVLLALAGEDLHGYAILKEVERQTGGVVKLSTGTLYGILKRLLSDGLIIERRSRPAAPEDDERRRTYRLTPQGREAAASEAERLDRLVAHARSRRLLGRFRPA
- a CDS encoding Smr/MutS family protein, which codes for MSNPSSEPFEIPIDGTLDLHTFDPREVRELVPHYLHACREQGILEVRIIHGKGTGALRRTVHALLERLPEVESFRLASGDRGSWGATLVFLRPAS